The following proteins are encoded in a genomic region of Spirosoma sp. SC4-14:
- a CDS encoding gluconokinase has protein sequence MTCLLGVDLGTTNVKILAVTPHDWQIIAQTSLPIPTLSAQPDYAEQDPEAIWQAVRQGLSEVVIGVKRKQATIEAVSFSAGMHSLLAVDADGKPLTNALLWSDNRAEPQARKLHTEQSNLGNDIYAHTGTPIHPMIPLCKLAWFRDNRPELLRQAAKFISLKEYVWWKLTGQYQIDYSMATATGLFDTEKRTWYKPALDFAGIRADQLSTPQPTTFDVAYEPDKKGAARTALPIGVKLYPGASDGCLANLGSGCVDADITTITIGTSGAVRQTVNKPERDPHGRLFCYYLDERNGKPYYVVGGPTNNGANVLQWLAEKLTHQETEAVLTEAETIAAGADDLLFVPYLHGERAPVWDASARGAYLNVDFRHTQAHFVRAALEGVMFNLLRIEQLLAEQTGPTRMIYANGGFAQSDFWVQMMADIFGVPVRLNASNESSAMGAVLLVADLKKPLEQIAEEVQFGRTFEPDVECHKRYQAVFECWCKAVEQVV, from the coding sequence ATGACCTGTTTGTTGGGCGTTGATCTTGGAACCACCAATGTCAAAATTCTCGCTGTAACTCCTCACGATTGGCAAATTATTGCACAGACGTCGCTGCCTATACCAACCCTGTCAGCTCAGCCCGACTATGCCGAACAAGATCCTGAGGCTATCTGGCAGGCTGTTCGGCAAGGGCTTAGTGAAGTAGTAATCGGCGTGAAACGAAAACAGGCCACTATTGAAGCCGTTAGTTTCAGTGCTGGTATGCATAGTTTGCTGGCGGTTGATGCTGATGGTAAACCCCTTACCAATGCCTTACTCTGGTCCGATAATCGGGCCGAACCGCAGGCCAGAAAGTTGCATACGGAACAGTCGAATCTCGGCAACGACATCTATGCCCATACCGGTACGCCCATTCATCCGATGATTCCGCTGTGCAAACTGGCCTGGTTTCGGGACAATCGGCCCGAATTGCTCAGGCAGGCCGCAAAGTTTATCTCCTTAAAAGAATATGTCTGGTGGAAACTGACCGGCCAATACCAAATCGACTATTCGATGGCGACGGCTACCGGTTTGTTCGATACCGAAAAACGAACCTGGTATAAACCAGCCCTCGATTTTGCGGGTATTCGGGCTGATCAACTTTCCACCCCTCAGCCAACTACATTTGATGTCGCCTACGAGCCTGATAAGAAAGGCGCTGCCAGAACGGCACTGCCCATTGGTGTTAAACTGTATCCGGGTGCTTCGGATGGTTGTCTGGCTAATTTGGGATCGGGCTGTGTCGATGCCGATATTACCACCATTACCATTGGCACAAGTGGTGCTGTGCGGCAAACAGTAAATAAACCAGAGCGCGACCCGCACGGACGGTTGTTCTGCTACTATTTAGATGAACGAAATGGCAAGCCTTATTATGTGGTTGGTGGGCCTACCAACAACGGAGCAAACGTGTTGCAGTGGCTGGCAGAAAAACTCACGCATCAGGAAACCGAAGCTGTACTGACCGAAGCCGAAACCATAGCCGCTGGTGCCGATGATTTACTGTTTGTGCCGTATCTGCATGGCGAACGGGCACCGGTTTGGGATGCGTCGGCGCGGGGTGCTTACCTGAACGTCGATTTTCGGCATACACAGGCCCATTTTGTGCGGGCTGCCCTGGAAGGGGTAATGTTTAACTTACTCCGAATTGAACAACTACTGGCCGAACAAACCGGGCCTACCCGTATGATTTATGCTAATGGTGGCTTTGCCCAGTCGGATTTTTGGGTACAGATGATGGCCGATATTTTTGGTGTTCCTGTTCGGCTCAATGCCAGTAACGAAAGCAGCGCGATGGGAGCCGTTTTGCTGGTAGCTGATCTCAAAAAACCGCTTGAGCAGATTGCCGAAGAAGTGCAGTTTGGACGAACGTTTGAACCCGATGTGGAGTGCCATAAACGGTATCAGGCCGTTTTTGAGTGTTGGTGCAAGGCTGTGGAGCAGGTTGTTTAA
- the proB gene encoding glutamate 5-kinase: MSKPVLVLKFGTASITKPNGEPNEPVMVDIARQIAALHPHFRIVLVSSGAVGAGKALIQDYRGDITQRKAAAAVGNLLLLNQYSRFFSIYGISIAQSLCERHHFANRDQFLQLKQTYEELWANNIIPIANENDVVSNRELKFSDNDELATLIAVGFGAEALMLCTSVGGLLDSHNQIIRQVSSIDEHIFGVVRTDKSALGLGGMASKLTFAKLATRMGIRVLIFGLNEPNSLSRALKGEIGTEFIPLPTTLSARNRWLGSGSLAVGQIRIDGGAVKALQQRKSLLAVGVKSVLGEFESGEMIDILDEQDSTIAVARSRISSISLTQQLNQQNVEVANANDIVLL; this comes from the coding sequence ATGTCAAAACCTGTTCTTGTACTTAAATTTGGTACAGCGTCGATAACCAAGCCAAACGGAGAGCCCAACGAACCCGTTATGGTCGACATTGCCCGTCAGATTGCCGCGCTGCATCCACATTTTCGAATTGTACTCGTATCGTCGGGGGCTGTTGGTGCCGGCAAAGCACTGATTCAAGACTACCGGGGTGATATTACCCAGCGCAAAGCCGCAGCTGCCGTTGGTAATCTGCTCTTGCTGAATCAATACTCCCGTTTTTTCTCGATTTATGGCATTTCAATTGCCCAAAGCCTGTGCGAACGCCACCATTTCGCGAACCGCGACCAGTTTCTGCAACTGAAACAGACATATGAAGAGCTGTGGGCTAACAATATTATTCCGATTGCCAATGAAAACGATGTGGTCAGTAATCGAGAGCTTAAATTTTCGGACAACGACGAACTAGCCACACTTATTGCCGTTGGCTTCGGAGCCGAAGCGCTTATGCTCTGCACCTCGGTAGGTGGTCTGCTCGACTCCCATAACCAGATTATCCGGCAGGTTAGTAGTATCGACGAACACATATTTGGCGTTGTCCGTACCGACAAATCGGCGCTGGGTTTAGGCGGTATGGCCTCTAAACTGACCTTTGCCAAGCTGGCCACTCGTATGGGCATTCGGGTACTGATTTTTGGTTTGAACGAACCCAACAGCCTGAGCCGGGCTTTGAAGGGCGAAATCGGTACTGAATTTATCCCGCTGCCCACGACCCTATCGGCCCGTAATCGCTGGCTTGGAAGCGGGAGCCTGGCAGTTGGACAAATTCGGATCGATGGGGGTGCCGTAAAAGCACTGCAACAACGAAAAAGCCTGCTGGCGGTAGGCGTTAAATCGGTGCTGGGCGAATTTGAATCGGGCGAAATGATCGACATTCTCGACGAACAGGACAGTACGATAGCCGTGGCCCGTTCCCGCATTTCGTCGATAAGTCTGACGCAACAGCTTAATCAGCAAAATGTTGAGGTCGCAAATGCGAATGATATCGTACTTTTGTAA
- a CDS encoding ROK family protein, with the protein MQDNTFFSVIDTKKNKLKRQIIKELYRLQSRTISQLANRLHTSIPSTTSLIEELSLGHWVQGIGTGEAQYGRKPSLFALNSTQYVTVVIDITIHDTKLLVFNLANQVVHRVDVDIRLDKSPAFLNVLAEPLDQLVQYIKEHQLQVIGVGAALPGLVNPWEAVNHTYPGLNSPDQPLDQLLETLFNAPAYLINDTKATILGEHRFGLAQAKKHVLSINIDWGIGLGVITNGEILQGSAGFAGELGHIQMKTDGELCSCGKVGCLETLASASSLIRRAKAGLEEGRMSMLADIEPATIDIETIIEKATLGDAFSIDLLNDVGSALGKALSTTVHLFNPELIIVNGVLAKAERAIIRPIEQAIDRYCLPNYRDNLTIELSQLGEMAKFYGTQAYVIQTLLEQERIP; encoded by the coding sequence ATGCAGGATAACACGTTCTTTTCGGTAATAGATACAAAAAAAAACAAACTCAAACGGCAGATCATTAAAGAACTCTACCGCTTGCAGTCGCGCACTATTTCGCAGTTAGCCAACCGCTTGCACACCAGTATTCCATCAACAACCTCGTTAATTGAAGAATTAAGCTTAGGACATTGGGTGCAGGGAATCGGAACTGGCGAAGCACAGTATGGCCGGAAACCATCCTTGTTTGCCCTCAACTCAACCCAATACGTTACGGTTGTTATTGACATCACTATTCATGATACAAAACTATTGGTCTTTAACCTGGCTAATCAGGTCGTGCATCGGGTTGATGTGGATATACGGCTCGATAAATCGCCAGCTTTTCTGAATGTGCTGGCCGAACCGCTCGACCAACTGGTGCAGTACATTAAGGAGCACCAATTGCAGGTCATTGGGGTAGGAGCAGCCTTGCCGGGGCTCGTAAATCCTTGGGAAGCGGTCAATCATACGTATCCTGGCCTTAATTCGCCAGATCAACCACTGGATCAATTGCTGGAAACACTCTTCAATGCTCCGGCTTATCTTATTAACGATACAAAAGCAACCATTCTGGGAGAACACCGCTTTGGGCTCGCTCAGGCCAAAAAGCATGTTTTGTCGATTAATATCGATTGGGGAATCGGCCTGGGTGTAATCACAAATGGAGAAATCCTGCAGGGCTCGGCGGGTTTTGCGGGCGAATTAGGCCATATTCAGATGAAAACCGACGGCGAGCTATGCTCCTGTGGCAAAGTCGGTTGTCTTGAAACGCTGGCGTCAGCATCATCGCTGATCCGACGGGCCAAAGCTGGTCTCGAAGAGGGACGAATGTCGATGCTGGCCGATATAGAACCGGCTACGATTGATATTGAAACCATTATTGAAAAAGCAACACTAGGCGATGCTTTCTCAATTGATTTACTGAATGATGTTGGTAGTGCATTAGGAAAAGCCTTGTCGACAACCGTACATCTGTTCAATCCTGAGCTAATTATTGTGAATGGCGTTCTGGCCAAAGCCGAACGGGCCATCATACGGCCCATTGAGCAGGCCATTGATAGGTACTGCCTACCCAATTACCGCGATAATCTGACCATTGAATTGTCGCAGTTGGGTGAGATGGCCAAGTTTTATGGTACGCAGGCCTACGTTATTCAAACCTTACTGGAGCAGGAACGAATTCCGTGA
- a CDS encoding glutamate-5-semialdehyde dehydrogenase, whose product MTPITPLLQDTQQAAAAVRRLSNEQKTELLNRLADVLAAHVAGIMVENRKDLDRMPESDPKYDRLKLTEARIADLSKSLRDVAVLPDPAGQVIFERTIEQGLQLKKIAVPLGVVGVIYESRPNVTIDVASLCLRSGNACVLKGGKEADFSNQYLVALIQNVLTEFGIPKAAVTLLPPDRAVVNELLTATRYVDIIIPRGSESLIQFVRKNSLVPTIETGAGVCHAYVEKTADLAKATAIVVNARVSRPSVCNSLDCVLVDEAIADTFLPMLTDDFKKWNVEVFADETAYAIFEKAGYEKLQPAGLDDFGREFLDYKCAVKVVSGIDDALSHIQTYSSRHSEAVLSQNQSLIDRFLAEVDAAAVYANASTRFTDGGVFGLGAEIGISTQKLHARGPFALEKLVTEKWVVVGDGQVRW is encoded by the coding sequence ATGACACCCATTACCCCACTCCTTCAGGATACGCAACAGGCAGCAGCGGCTGTTCGACGGCTGAGTAACGAACAGAAAACCGAGTTGCTCAACCGACTTGCCGACGTTCTGGCCGCGCACGTAGCCGGGATTATGGTCGAAAATCGGAAAGATCTTGATCGGATGCCGGAGTCGGACCCCAAATATGACCGACTGAAACTAACCGAAGCCCGAATTGCTGATTTGTCGAAAAGTTTACGGGATGTTGCCGTATTGCCCGATCCGGCCGGACAGGTTATTTTCGAGCGGACAATCGAACAAGGACTTCAACTCAAAAAAATTGCCGTTCCGTTGGGCGTGGTGGGCGTAATTTATGAATCCCGTCCTAATGTGACCATCGATGTGGCATCGCTTTGCCTGCGTTCGGGAAACGCCTGCGTGCTCAAAGGCGGCAAAGAAGCTGATTTTTCGAACCAGTATCTGGTTGCTTTAATTCAGAACGTTCTCACTGAGTTTGGCATACCTAAAGCTGCCGTTACGCTGCTACCACCCGACCGTGCCGTTGTGAATGAACTACTGACGGCTACCCGCTATGTCGATATCATTATTCCGCGCGGCTCCGAATCGCTGATTCAGTTTGTCCGGAAAAATTCGCTGGTGCCAACCATTGAAACCGGCGCGGGCGTTTGCCATGCCTACGTTGAAAAAACGGCTGATCTGGCCAAAGCTACGGCAATAGTAGTGAATGCCCGCGTTTCGCGGCCGTCGGTTTGCAACTCTCTCGACTGTGTGCTGGTCGACGAAGCCATTGCCGACACGTTCCTGCCGATGCTGACCGACGACTTCAAAAAATGGAATGTTGAGGTATTCGCTGACGAAACGGCTTATGCTATTTTCGAGAAAGCTGGTTACGAAAAGCTACAGCCCGCTGGCCTGGACGATTTTGGACGGGAGTTTCTGGATTATAAATGTGCCGTTAAGGTTGTTTCTGGCATCGATGACGCCTTGTCGCACATTCAGACCTATTCATCGCGGCATTCGGAAGCGGTTCTATCGCAGAATCAGTCATTGATTGACCGTTTTCTGGCTGAAGTCGATGCAGCCGCTGTCTACGCCAATGCATCGACCCGTTTCACCGATGGGGGTGTTTTTGGGCTAGGAGCCGAAATAGGCATTTCGACCCAAAAACTCCACGCACGCGGCCCATTTGCGCTCGAAAAGCTCGTTACTGAGAAATGGGTGGTTGTGGGCGACGGACAGGTTCGGTGGTAA
- a CDS encoding vanadium-dependent haloperoxidase, with translation MRQALFFCLLLATVARAKPTKTDLRSQIQPTVFAITMVMIHDVVNPPAASRFYTYCLLGAHEIAARNQKTIVAPTQLLRGLKPIEIGRKEPYDSQIAALYCILETGKLLLPSGYMLEEEETKLIDQLKKQKYSEQLIRSSVAVAQTVAKQVVAYAADDNYRNLSARQRYRPGKSDSTWYPTPPGYMEGIEPHWRTIRPMLIDSCSQFKPAPPVSFSKDTSSAFYRLTYQVYQVGNTLTDEQRMIASFWDCNPFAINTSGHMSIGFKKISPGGHWMSIVSLAAEKAQLSFEKAIMVHSLASITLMDAFISCWDEKYRSNRIRPETVINKYINVRWQPLLQTPPFPEYTSGHSVISTAVAEVLTYLLGDNFAFIDTTETLFELPERSFPSFRKAAEEAAISRLYGGIHYLDAIENGQAQGRAVGVFIINKLKKAGVEPVL, from the coding sequence ATGCGACAAGCTTTATTTTTTTGTCTGTTACTGGCCACCGTTGCGCGGGCCAAACCAACAAAAACCGATTTACGCAGCCAGATTCAGCCGACTGTTTTTGCCATAACGATGGTTATGATCCACGATGTGGTGAACCCGCCCGCAGCCAGCCGATTTTATACGTACTGCCTGTTGGGAGCGCATGAGATAGCCGCCCGGAACCAGAAAACCATTGTTGCCCCAACCCAATTGCTGCGTGGCCTGAAACCGATTGAGATAGGCCGGAAAGAACCGTACGATTCTCAGATTGCTGCTCTCTATTGCATTCTGGAAACCGGTAAACTATTGCTGCCGTCGGGGTATATGCTGGAAGAGGAAGAAACGAAGCTGATCGATCAGTTAAAGAAACAGAAATATAGCGAACAGCTCATTCGTAGCTCAGTTGCTGTTGCCCAAACAGTTGCCAAACAGGTTGTGGCCTACGCTGCCGACGATAATTACCGAAACCTGAGCGCGCGGCAACGTTATCGCCCAGGCAAAAGCGACAGCACCTGGTATCCGACCCCGCCCGGTTATATGGAAGGGATCGAACCGCACTGGCGCACCATCCGCCCGATGCTGATCGACTCCTGTAGTCAGTTTAAACCCGCCCCGCCCGTATCGTTCAGTAAAGATACCAGCAGTGCCTTTTATCGATTGACGTATCAGGTATATCAGGTTGGGAATACGCTAACCGATGAGCAGCGAATGATTGCTTCGTTCTGGGATTGTAATCCGTTTGCCATCAACACATCGGGGCATATGTCTATTGGCTTCAAAAAAATCAGTCCGGGCGGGCACTGGATGAGCATTGTTAGCCTTGCTGCCGAAAAAGCCCAGTTGAGTTTCGAAAAAGCCATTATGGTTCATTCGTTAGCGTCGATTACGCTGATGGATGCCTTTATTAGTTGCTGGGACGAAAAATACCGAAGCAACCGAATCCGCCCCGAAACGGTCATTAACAAATACATCAATGTGCGTTGGCAACCTTTGTTGCAAACGCCCCCATTTCCTGAATATACCAGCGGGCATAGCGTTATTTCGACGGCGGTAGCCGAAGTGCTTACGTATTTGCTGGGTGACAATTTCGCATTTATTGACACAACCGAAACCTTATTTGAACTACCCGAGCGGTCATTTCCATCGTTTCGTAAAGCTGCCGAAGAGGCCGCCATATCGCGGCTTTATGGAGGCATTCATTATCTGGATGCCATAGAAAACGGACAGGCGCAGGGCAGAGCCGTAGGGGTATTTATTATTAACAAACTTAAAAAAGCAGGAGTGGAGCCTGTGTTATAA
- a CDS encoding DUF3857 and transglutaminase domain-containing protein, producing the protein MKPLLLLALLISQISWAQVEFQANVIPAELKENAHGVVRRHETTFTVKAAGEATKRIRTVVTVLDEQGDDHAKMVVGYDKLSKITSLEGALYDASGKLIRKLKKADIEDYSTYTDYNLFDDSRFKSASFPKQPAYPYTVEFVVETVEHNLMFYPAWIPQDEEQLAVEQAIFTVTMAPGLSLRYKEMNLPTPGVVETLANGGKTYVWKLVNCPAIEFEPLSPPAREQLPIVFTAPTEFEVQEYKGKLTSWNDVGKFYHSLNNGRDQIPDNLRQQVIELTRNEPNTAGKIRKIYQFLQDHTRYVSIQLGIGGWQTIEADKVAASKYGDCKALTNYMKALLKTVGITAYPALVRAGENEPDLLADFPSFQFNHVILCVPDGRDTLFLECTSQHGPVGYVGDFTGNRHVLLILPGGGQVIKTPTYRPADNLQQRRIVVNVTEQGDATADVLTLYKGLQQDDYSSALHRLNQEDQRSWLLKRIHIPAFELNSFVYQEQPGTIPAITEKLALTIHRWATVSGTRLFLPLNLLSALSSATPQIQTRKTDLELGASYDFMDSDTITYHIPKGYVPEYQIAPVRIESKFGVYTAQLTVENEHITYIRKITMHQGRFPSATYSDWLDFRKKVAKADRNQMVFVKSN; encoded by the coding sequence ATGAAACCACTTCTTTTGTTGGCTCTCCTGATTAGTCAGATCAGTTGGGCGCAAGTTGAATTTCAGGCGAATGTGATACCGGCTGAGCTTAAAGAAAATGCGCACGGGGTAGTTCGTCGGCATGAAACAACATTTACGGTAAAAGCAGCGGGAGAGGCTACAAAACGCATTCGAACTGTTGTAACCGTATTGGATGAACAGGGCGACGATCATGCAAAAATGGTAGTAGGTTATGACAAACTATCGAAAATAACCAGCCTGGAAGGGGCTTTATATGATGCTTCTGGAAAGCTGATCAGGAAGTTGAAAAAAGCTGATATTGAGGATTATAGCACCTATACAGATTATAATTTATTCGATGACAGCCGCTTCAAATCGGCTTCGTTTCCGAAACAGCCAGCGTATCCTTACACGGTTGAATTTGTTGTTGAAACGGTTGAACACAACCTGATGTTCTACCCAGCCTGGATACCACAGGATGAGGAGCAATTAGCTGTAGAGCAGGCTATTTTTACCGTTACTATGGCGCCGGGTCTTTCTCTGCGTTATAAAGAAATGAACCTGCCCACACCAGGCGTAGTGGAAACATTAGCTAATGGAGGTAAAACCTACGTCTGGAAGCTCGTTAACTGCCCGGCAATTGAATTTGAGCCATTGTCTCCGCCAGCCCGTGAACAATTGCCAATCGTATTTACGGCCCCAACTGAATTTGAAGTACAGGAATACAAAGGAAAACTTACGAGTTGGAATGATGTTGGTAAGTTTTATCATAGTTTGAATAATGGACGTGATCAGATACCAGATAATCTTCGCCAGCAGGTGATAGAACTGACCCGAAACGAGCCTAACACCGCCGGGAAAATTCGAAAAATTTACCAGTTCTTACAGGACCATACTCGTTATGTAAGCATTCAATTGGGGATTGGCGGCTGGCAAACGATCGAAGCCGATAAGGTGGCGGCCAGTAAGTATGGCGATTGTAAGGCCTTGACAAACTATATGAAAGCGTTGCTCAAAACGGTGGGTATAACGGCCTATCCGGCGCTAGTCAGAGCAGGCGAAAATGAACCGGATCTTCTGGCAGATTTTCCGAGTTTTCAGTTCAATCACGTTATTTTGTGCGTTCCAGATGGGCGCGATACACTTTTTCTGGAATGTACCAGTCAGCACGGACCAGTAGGCTATGTCGGTGATTTTACAGGAAATCGCCATGTGCTGCTCATACTTCCCGGAGGAGGCCAAGTCATAAAAACTCCGACTTATCGACCTGCTGATAATTTGCAGCAGCGACGAATTGTTGTTAACGTGACAGAACAGGGCGACGCAACGGCTGATGTGTTAACTCTGTATAAGGGACTTCAGCAGGACGACTATAGTAGCGCACTACATCGACTCAATCAGGAGGACCAGCGGAGCTGGTTATTGAAGCGTATTCATATTCCTGCTTTTGAGTTGAATTCGTTTGTCTATCAGGAACAGCCAGGAACAATTCCGGCCATTACGGAGAAACTTGCCCTAACCATTCATCGATGGGCTACGGTAAGTGGTACGCGGTTATTTTTACCTCTCAATCTGCTATCTGCTCTTTCGTCTGCCACACCTCAAATACAGACGCGAAAGACCGACCTTGAGCTTGGGGCAAGTTATGATTTTATGGATAGTGATACGATCACCTATCATATCCCTAAAGGCTATGTTCCCGAATACCAGATAGCACCTGTCAGAATTGAGTCAAAATTTGGAGTCTATACGGCTCAGCTCACTGTAGAAAATGAGCATATTACGTACATACGGAAAATTACCATGCATCAGGGCCGATTTCCATCAGCTACTTATAGCGATTGGCTTGATTTTCGCAAGAAAGTAGCTAAGGCCGATCGTAATCAAATGGTATTTGTTAAAAGTAATTAA
- a CDS encoding transglutaminase domain-containing protein → MFSSFFGYRLSMLIAVCSLLFFSETLAQKVAHEGPTVKFGTIKADQFAVSPSDSSAEAIVLYDYGEARFDNNSNDLWIVCEYHVRIQIRKKSASDRGTIELPIRRGKSGQHEFISDFDGYTYNLTDGNVMISRLTNAGHFTEKASDQFWVEKYTLPNVREGSIIDYKYTVHTPFGVSYNPRTWRFQQEIPVNWSEYRITIPDYFYYKMLMTGYVQIAVNEQKKTTTNLLAGQGAVSATSYRFAMENVPAFRDEAYITTEDDYLSRIDFELASYQLPGTVGIHTQNFSVGWDAMDKTLLDDADFGGQIKRAGFMRETAKTLLAQHTDTLARVKAAYEFIRQSIKWNDEAGLWSQGGIKRVFENKKGNAADINLLLIALLREMDIDANPVILSTRSHGRINESYALLKKFNYVIGHVSIGGQDMLLDATDPYLPPGMLPVHCLNGTGRLVHPTAPRFISLLPKERDTDMYMGSFTISEDGEIAGTFKHSYGGYSAWSVRKQFAKDGKTKFLEEVQKKRPVWQIGKADFSPLDPAKNVFSADYTITIPEACSKAGERLYFKPMLTEAHGINPFKEAERLYPVDLGVPIDEVFSATYTLPAGFQVEEMPKTVSMMLPEEGGRFLYQVSVNANNQLQVVSRILLRRSVYHTGEYGPLRELFSRIVAKHAEQIVLKRGTVAEKN, encoded by the coding sequence ATGTTTTCTTCCTTTTTCGGTTACAGGCTATCCATGTTGATAGCCGTTTGTAGTTTATTGTTTTTTTCAGAAACACTGGCGCAGAAAGTTGCTCATGAAGGTCCGACAGTAAAATTCGGAACAATTAAAGCCGATCAGTTTGCCGTTTCTCCGAGTGATTCGAGCGCTGAGGCCATCGTACTTTATGATTATGGCGAAGCACGATTTGACAACAATTCTAACGATTTATGGATCGTATGTGAGTATCATGTCAGAATTCAAATTCGTAAGAAATCGGCGTCTGACCGGGGTACTATAGAACTTCCTATTCGCCGTGGAAAGTCGGGGCAGCATGAGTTTATATCTGATTTTGATGGTTATACGTACAATCTGACGGATGGTAATGTAATGATCAGTCGACTGACTAACGCCGGGCATTTTACGGAAAAAGCATCGGATCAGTTTTGGGTTGAAAAGTATACATTACCCAATGTTCGAGAAGGGTCAATTATTGATTATAAGTACACGGTGCATACTCCTTTTGGGGTTAGTTACAATCCCCGAACCTGGCGTTTTCAGCAGGAAATACCGGTTAACTGGAGCGAATACCGTATCACGATTCCTGATTATTTCTATTATAAAATGTTGATGACCGGCTACGTTCAGATAGCGGTTAATGAGCAAAAAAAGACAACAACAAATTTGCTGGCTGGCCAGGGTGCTGTTTCGGCAACGTCGTATCGGTTTGCTATGGAAAATGTGCCAGCCTTCCGGGACGAAGCGTATATAACCACTGAGGATGATTATTTGTCCAGGATTGATTTCGAATTAGCTAGTTATCAATTACCGGGGACAGTGGGGATACATACTCAAAATTTTTCGGTTGGCTGGGATGCTATGGACAAAACATTGCTTGACGATGCCGATTTTGGAGGGCAGATAAAGCGGGCGGGCTTCATGCGGGAAACGGCAAAAACACTGCTGGCTCAACACACCGATACGCTGGCAAGGGTAAAGGCGGCCTATGAATTTATCCGGCAGAGTATCAAATGGAACGACGAAGCCGGGCTTTGGTCGCAGGGAGGTATCAAACGAGTATTTGAGAATAAAAAAGGTAATGCGGCCGATATTAACCTGCTGCTGATCGCCTTGCTTCGGGAGATGGATATCGATGCGAACCCGGTTATTTTAAGCACTCGTTCACATGGGCGCATCAATGAATCTTATGCGTTGCTGAAAAAATTCAACTATGTGATTGGCCATGTTTCAATTGGCGGACAGGATATGTTGCTGGATGCAACCGACCCCTATCTGCCGCCCGGTATGCTGCCTGTTCATTGTTTGAATGGAACAGGTCGGCTTGTTCATCCAACGGCTCCCCGATTTATATCATTGCTACCCAAAGAACGGGATACGGATATGTATATGGGTTCATTTACGATTAGCGAAGATGGCGAAATAGCTGGTACGTTTAAGCATTCGTATGGTGGTTATAGTGCCTGGAGTGTTCGTAAACAATTTGCCAAAGACGGAAAAACGAAATTTCTGGAGGAGGTGCAGAAAAAACGTCCCGTCTGGCAAATCGGGAAGGCGGATTTTTCTCCTCTTGATCCTGCTAAGAATGTATTCTCGGCCGATTATACCATCACAATTCCTGAAGCCTGTTCGAAAGCGGGCGAACGTCTTTATTTTAAGCCAATGCTGACAGAAGCACATGGCATTAACCCATTTAAGGAGGCTGAGCGGCTCTATCCGGTCGATTTAGGAGTGCCAATTGATGAAGTATTTTCGGCTACATATACACTACCGGCTGGGTTTCAGGTTGAAGAAATGCCGAAAACAGTATCGATGATGCTTCCAGAAGAGGGCGGTCGGTTTTTATATCAGGTATCCGTAAATGCGAATAATCAACTTCAGGTTGTTAGCCGTATTCTGTTACGTCGTTCTGTATATCATACGGGCGAGTATGGTCCCTTGCGGGAATTGTTTAGCCGAATTGTAGCTAAACATGCCGAACAGATTGTATTGAAACGAGGAACCGTAGCTGAGAAGAATTAA
- the aat gene encoding leucyl/phenylalanyl-tRNA--protein transferase, which yields MNKLTADDLIYGYINGIFPMADADGTLYWYAPDPRAIIPLDTYKPAKSLRPVLNRKQFEIRINADFEQVMRYCSLPRSENDSTWISDEIIDAYTELHRMGLAHSVETYIDNRLVGGLYGVSLGAAFFGESMFYLADNASKVAFHYLILTLRQQKFELLDTQFINDNVRRYGAIEIPKADYMKQLKSALRKKARFTESVLEHLFKNHAGDSVA from the coding sequence ATGAATAAGCTTACCGCAGACGACCTGATTTATGGGTACATTAACGGCATCTTTCCGATGGCCGACGCTGACGGTACGCTCTATTGGTACGCCCCTGATCCACGTGCCATCATTCCGCTCGATACGTATAAACCCGCGAAATCATTACGCCCTGTGCTGAACCGGAAACAATTCGAAATCCGTATCAATGCCGACTTCGAACAGGTTATGCGCTATTGCTCACTTCCGCGGTCAGAAAACGACAGTACCTGGATCTCCGACGAAATCATTGACGCCTACACCGAATTGCACCGAATGGGGCTGGCGCATAGTGTCGAAACGTATATAGACAACCGTTTAGTTGGAGGCCTATATGGCGTTTCGCTGGGAGCGGCTTTTTTTGGTGAATCGATGTTTTATCTGGCTGATAATGCATCGAAAGTTGCGTTTCATTACCTCATTTTAACCCTTCGCCAGCAGAAGTTCGAACTACTCGATACCCAGTTCATCAACGATAACGTTCGGCGGTATGGTGCCATCGAAATCCCAAAGGCCGACTACATGAAGCAGCTTAAAAGCGCGCTTCGAAAAAAAGCCCGTTTCACCGAATCGGTGCTGGAACATCTGTTCAAAAATCACGCGGGCGATTCTGTTGCCTAA